From the genome of Halobacteriovorax marinus SJ:
AGAATCCTTCTGAGCGAACCCAGATGAAGAACTTAGAATTAAGGTTAATATAAACAATAAGTTAAAGTGCAAAGCATACCTGTAAAATAAATTACTAAATAAATCTATTGTACTTCAATTTTATCTTTCTACTACCTCAAATTATAAATAAATATAAACTTTACCCATCTGCTCGAAATTCTTTACCAAACCAAAATAAAACCTTAATTTTTCCTCACAAGGAGAAATAATATGAGACATATATTAATGGCGATTATGCTATATTCATCATTTGCCAGTGCTTCGGAAGTAGCCCCTCAAGCAAATGACATGAAATTTGTAACAGATTTTACTAACTTTGCTTGTAAGAGCTTTAGAGATAAAGTCGATGCCCCAAATGAATTAGCAGAGCTTGAAGTGGAATTTACTAATTTAGGAATTTCAAGTTCAACAAGAAGAGCAATTATTGACGTAAAAACTCTTGATGGAGAATGCCTCTACTCAGCTGACTACTCGAGAAAGAAAGGTGAGACTATTCTTACTTTTGAAAACTCATACATGACTAATACACCAAAGTGTCTTGAGGTTAAGAAAAATCTTGATGAGATTATGTCTGAAGGTTTCAGATATAGAATCAAGTACAATGCATTTATCTCAATGCTATTTCTAAAAAAACTTTCTGGTCAATGTGACGACGTTAGTGGAAATCATTTAATTGAATTTCAGTGGATGCTATAAAAAAAGGGCCCTAGATGGGCCCCCTTCCTTCTAAGATATCACTTCTTTATTTCGAAACTTTGCAATTAAATTCTTAACTTTATAAACCAAGTAATGAACTATTGGTACTAAGAAGTAAGTGAAGATAATTGATCCAATCATACCACCGATGATTACTGCCCCCATTGCTGACTTGATTTTATCTAGAGCAAAGAGCTGCGGTAGAGTACCAGCGATAATAGCAATTGATGTCATAAGAATTGGCTTAAGCTTCTCTTTGGCTCCTAGCCAAATTGCTTCTCGAACTTCTATTCCTTCAGCTATTTTCTGTTGAGCATATTCAATCATTAAGATCGCATTATTAACTGCTAGACCAACAACCATAACCATCGCCATCATAGATCCAATATTCACCGTTTGATCTGTATAGAACATCAGCGCGAATGATCCTAAGAATGAAGTTAGAATCGCTGATCCAATTGAGATTGGAAAAACAAAAGAATCTAAAACTGCAACAAGTAGCATATAAGTTAAGATAACTGCCAGCATAAAGGCCTTACCTAACTCCTGTGATGATTCAGCTTGGTTTTCAGCATTTCCTGTATAGGCGTATTCTACAGATTCAGGAAGATCTAACTCTGAAAATTTCTTAGTGAGCTCACCCATCACTGTACCTGTATTCGACTTTGCGAGATAACCATTGAGCTGAATGATACTCTTCTTATCCCTTCTCTTTAAAGGAGAAGTAGCCTCAGTAAATTCAACCTTACCAAGTGAAGCGATTGGAATTAATCCATCTTTTCCATGAATAAGGAACGAATCAAAGTCTTCAACATTTTTCTTAAAATCATCTCCAAGAGTGATGTTGATATCATATTCCTCACCCTCTTCTTTATAAACAGAGTCATCATTACCATTAACGAGACCTCTAATCACTTGCCCAATTTGAACATTTGAAAGACCTTGCCTGATAATCTTTGAAGCATCTGGGTTAAACTGAACTTCCATTTTTGGAATTCTATAAGAGCTTTCAATAGAACCAAAGTAGCCACTATTGGCCATAATCTCTTTCATTTTCTCAGAAGCTTTAGCCATTTCTTCAAAATTACGTCCAGTAACATCAATTGTAATATCCCCTTGACCACCTGAACCAGAGTCCCCCCCAGATAATGTGACTTCAGCTTCAGGAATTTTTGCTAAATCAATGAGAAGCTCGGCCATAAGAACGTCGTAACTCTTCTCTCTAGACTCAGCAGGAGTTAAGCTAACAGTTACTCTCGCCTTCTCCTCACCATCATATCCAATATCAGAGAGAGTACTTGTAACTTCAGGATATTCTTTTAGTAGTACATCAATCTTGGCAACAACTTCACCAGTTTTCTCAACAGGTGTCCCATCAGGCATAACAACAGTCACTGTATACTCATCTCTATCCGACTTTGGAACAAATTCAGAACCGAGCTGTCCAGCAGGAACTACGATTGTGAAAAATACGGCTAATGAAAGAATTGTCGCTGTAATTGGCCAGTCCATCATTTTATCAAAGAACCATTTATATTGAGTTGTAATCCAAGCGATTACTCTATCAGTTATTTTAGCAATAAAAGGAAATGGTCCCTTTAACCTTGAAGGATCCTTTAAGAGTATTGAACAAAGCATTGGAGTAAGTGTCACAGATGCCATAATAGAGAAGATTGTTGCATAAACAACAGTCATACCAAATTGAACCATGAATTGACCTACAATACCTCCCATAAATGCAAGTGGCGTAAATACAACAAGGTTAGTCCCAGAAGAAGCAAAGATAGCAAGAAGAACTTCCTTAGTTCCATCAATTGAGGCAAGTTGTGGGTCTTTTCCCATTTGAAGGTGCTTATAAATACTTTCAATAATAATCAGAGCATTTGCAATTAGTGTCCCTAAACAAGTCCCAAAAGCAAGTAGAGTCATCATATTAATTGAAAAGTCAGACATATCCATAATAAAGAATGTCGAGATAATCGATGTTGGAATAACGACAGCTGCAATGATTGCACCTCTCCAATCACCTAAGAAAACCAAGAGAATAATAATTGTAAGAACAACACCTAGAAGAATACTGTTAATTGTTCCAACTGTATTATCAACTGTAACCCTAGTTGTATCAACAGCAATCTCTAACTTCATTCCCTCTGGTAACTCTTTTTTAATGACTTCTAAGTCACTTTTTAAAGTTCCAACGATTTTTACAGCGTCACCATCAGATAGTTTCTTAACAGCAATACCCACTGTGTCCTTTCCATTGAATCTTGCAATAGAGTCAACATCTTTATAACTATCACTTACAGTACCTACTGATGAAAGCTTTATAGTTCGTCCCTCTCTTGAGACAATTGAGAGATTTTTAATTTCTTCAACACTTTCAAATTCACCAACAAATCGAACACTTACTTTTGAGTCTTTTCTATTTATTGACCCACCTGGAACATTTAAGTTCTTGCTCGAAACAGAATTGATAACGTCTTCAATCGAAAGATAATTTTGAATCATTAAATTATTATCTAACTCAACATTAATTTGTCTCTCTCGACCACCAAAGACATCGACAGTCGCAACACCATTAATCGCAGATAACCTTGTTTTTAGTTTTTTATCTGCATATTCAAAGAGTTCTGTAAGATTATGCTTATCACTCATTAAAGCGAGAGTTGCAATTGGTTTAATTAAAGGGTCAAATTTTGCAATAATTGGTCTATCGGCTCCACTTGGGAAGTCGTTCATTATTGCTTCAACTTTATCTTTAACCTCAATCGACTTAATATTAACATCTGCTTCGATTAAAAATTCAATTATAACAACACCGTAACTATCTCTCGCCTCAGAAGATATCTTCTTAATTTGAGAAATCTCAGATACGGCATCTTCCACTCTTTTTAAAACCTGAGTTTCAATCTCTTCAGGAGAGGCTCCACCATAGGTTGTCTGTATTGTGATAATTGGAAACTCAATTTTAGGAGTAGGTTCAATAATTAAATTCCCTATTGACACAAGTCCCATCACCATAAATATTGCAATAAAGATAATCGTCGTTGCGGGACGCTTTACAAATATTTCAATCATAATTTACTCCACTCTCTTTACGACAAGTACTTTCTGTTGATCTTTTAAGTACCTTTGGTCACTAATCACAATTTCATCACCGACCTTTACGCCCGAAGATATTGCGTAATAGTCGTCATTATTCCCACCTAGAGAAACAAACTTTTTAGAAATTTGATTATTCTTAACAATATAAAGGTGTGGTTTACCACCTCTAGTAGATACAGCTTCTCTCTTAACAACTACTGATCGGTCCAAGTGTCCTATTTCCACTTGAACAACCACAGATTTAGATGTCACAACATTCTTTGAAAAAGTGATTACAATTTCAAATAGCCCAGAAAGTTCATCAACTTGATTAGAGATGAAAGTAACCTTTCCATTGTAAATTGTATTATCCTTAGTAATTCTTGCAATTGCTCCAACACTAAGTTTAGAGGCAATCCTTGGTGCAACTAAAGACTTTACTCTTCTTCCAGTTGTTCTAAGCCCAGTCACAGCAATAGTATCTGAAAGTGATCTCTCAACTGCTTTCTCTGTGTAAACAGGTGTTCCACTCTCTTGCCAGTATCGATAGAGAGTCGGCACATCTTTATTCTTAGCAATCTTCACCTGCTCACCTTTCCAGATGAGACTCCCAGCGTAGATGGCACCAATTATTAAAAGAAATAATATTCTCTTCATTACTCACCCCTCTTCGAGCTTTCAGTCTTAATTCTTTGAATATCAACCATAGTGTTTAAAAGCTCTAGCTTTGTACCTGCGTAGTTAATTTTATTATTTGTCAGAAGAAGTTCACTATCGTTTAGCTGAAGTTGAGAAACTCCACCTGTAGCGAAAGCACCTAGAGAAACTTTATAAGATGACAAAGCCAGCTCAATAGCACGTAACTCAGATTCTAACTTTCTCTCTAAACTTTCTTTTTGACGATAAAGCTTAAGTAACTTCACTCTTTGGTTTCTTGTTTCCATATCCAGTTGAAGCTTAGCGATTCTTGATTGTGTCTTCTTAATCTGGACAGCATCATTTAGTGATCCACCAAATGGCCATTCAAAAGTAAACATCACCCCAAAAGTTAAATCTTTTTGGTCTTTGATTTTGTCCCCAAGAAATCCATCTTTATAGTTAGATGGTGTGAAGTTTGCGAACGCACTAAGGGTTGGCATTCTATTTGATCTTTCATTATCAACTGCCAATTCGCTTAACTTTAAATTCTCAGTCAATATTTTAATATCTATATTATTCTCAACAGTACTTAGCCCATCGTCTTCACTTAATGAAACTTTTCTAAGCGAATTAACTTCAAGATTAAGTTCACTACTCTCTGGAATATTGATAAAGTTCATTAAATCAAATTTAGCAATATTAAGATTTTTTTCAGAATCTATAAGTAAAGGCTTTCTACTTGCAACATCTGCCTGCATCTTCAAATTATCGTTACGACTTATTCTTCCGTAGGCAACTCTTTTCTCTAAAGTCTTCTTATTCTGATTTGCATTTTCAAATGACTCTTTTGAAACTCTTAGAATATCACTACTGAAAAGAACTCTATAATATAGTTTTCTTGCAGTATTTACGATATCAGCTTTAGTAGCTAGTGCTTGAGATTTACTTATCTTCTGACTAACTTTAGCAATATCAATTGCACTACTTATTTTTCCAAAAGTATAAATGGGCTGACTCACACCAATAGTCGCTCTCTCATTCCAATCATAAGCATTAGGAGCAGCATTCCCTCTTCCAGAAGATTTTTGCACCTGCGCTTGTATTGATAGAGTAGGAAGAAGAGATGATGTTGCAGCATCAATTTTAGAGTTAGCAATTTCAATCTCTGCTTGTGAGATCCCCATGGCCTCATTTCTTTTCAAGGCCATCTCTATAACCTTTGCTTCATTTAAGTTCACAACTTGAGCAAAACTAAGTGGACTCAAAGCAAAACTCGTAATGCATATAAGAGATTTAAATTTATTTCTCATCATGTACTCCCCCTTTTTTCATACACGATTCAATATATTCTAATTGTTCTAGTAACTTCTCTTTCTCTTCCTTAGAGAATTTTTCAAGAATATCTTCTGTCATTCTGAAATACTTAGGAGATATTTCGTTTAAAACCACATGGGCCTTCTCTGTAAGAAGAAGAACTTTTGCTCTTGAATCTTCAGGATCGACTCCCCTTTGAATGTAATTTGATGATTCAAGTCTTGCGATTAGTCCTGAGATATTTGCTTTAGAAACACATAACTCCTCAGCTATCTCAGTTGCCTTCAAACTATTCCCATCAGCATATTTAATAACAAAGAGAACATCTAATTGAGGCTTAGTCAGAGAGTACTTCTCTACTGAGCCGGTAATCATTTTTTCCAAAAATCTAATTGAGCGGGCCATAGCTCCAATAATGTTGATGTCTACGCCCTCGATTTTAATTTTACTCATAGTCACACCTTAGTTAACATATTAACTACATAGTTAACATATTTACTAATTTGAGACAATTTAATTTACATGTTAACTAAGTTAACAATTTAAAATTTCGTTAGATTTCAAGTAGTTAGCTAAAATAAATCTTCTAGACTCTCATATTGGTTTGATTTGATCACTTTTTCATTGGCCTGCTCGAGTGCTGACTTAATCTCATTGGAGATACCTTTTCTTAAGTGAATCCAGTTTTTCTGCTCATTGAGCATGAAGGTATTAAAGCTCTTCTGAGCATCTAATTTATTTTCAGAAATAAAGTACTTAAATGCCGCAGATGATATGACCACAATATCAACTCTATTTAGTAAGAGCATCTGTAATGCTTTACTATAGTCTTGCATAAAAACTGTTCCAGGCTTCTCTAGTGCATCAAACCCAGGTGAATACTTCGCACCTCTAATAAATGCAATTTTTCTAGAACCTATATCGGATAGTTTCTTTATCTGAATATCTTTAAGCGAAACAAGATAATTTATATTTCCAAGAGTTGGAGTAAGCTGGTCAAAGTCTTTCTTATATTTAGAGGATGGATAGAAAATCGCCATATCCATTTCTCCGTCCTTTAAGAGCTTAATCGCTCTCGCATACGGAACTAAAGTATAAGTGAATTCAAGATTAGATTCTTTTTCAATCTTCTTACAGAGATTATAAACGAGCCCATCCAATTTCCCATTCTCATTAATATAACTAAATGGAGCGACATCAAATAAAGCTACGCGTACCTTGCTATGGGCTTCGAATGATATCAAAGAAAAGAGTAAGATTAGTATGGCCTTCAATTTAATTCCCGAGAAAACTTTATTTAAGACTATCACAGGCATGTGCTATTTACTACATGCATAATTTCTTCTCATAAGACCTAAGTCCAAAGAAGTAAAATGAGAAAGTAAGGGCATTAAAAGTAAATAATGTTAGTACCATAGGCCATGCTGTTCCATTGGCAAAAATAGTCACTAACACAGACCCTAAAGAAGATATGCTAAATTGAATACTCCCCATCATCGCGGAAGCAACCGCCGCTCTTTCGTGCTGAAACTCCAGAGCCTTCGCAGTAATATTTGGAATAATAAAACCAATTGAAGCAATTGAGCAAAATAGTGGGATTAAAAAGTAAATAAGATCAAGATGTAAACCAATTGAGATTAACGTACAAGCAGCAGCGACAATCGCAAAAAATATAGCTTTCTCTAAAATTGAATCAATTGAATAATGATTTAATAATCTAGCATTTATTTGAGAACAAATAATAAAGCCAAGTGCATTTGAGCCAAAGATGATTGGATATGCAGTTGCCGACACTTTAAAAATATTTAAAAATATAAATGCACTACCAGCAATATAAGAAAACATCCCCGCAGTTATTGTTCCACAAACAAAGCTCGCCATAAGGAACTGTCTATCTCTTAACAACTCATAGTAATTTACAAATCCTTTTTTAATTGGAACAACGACTTTAAGAGACTCTGGGATTTTAACTATTGAGCCCAATAGAGTCACTGCACCAAATACTGCTAAGAAAATAAATAACATTCTCCAAGTCGAAAAGAGCAATATCTGTGTTCCAAGTAAAGGTGCGATGATAGGTGCGACACCCATAACGAGAATAATTAAAGAGAATACTTTTGCTGCATCTCTTGGTTCATAAAGGTCTCTAATAATGGCCCTAGTGATAACCATTCCAACACAAGACCCAAGAGCTTGGATAAAGCGTAAAATAACGAGAGCTTCTAGAGATTTAACCATTGAAATGAAAATAGAGGTAATTATAAAAATGGTGATACCAATTAGGAGTGGTTTCTTTCTCCCAAACCTGTCAGATATTGGTCCATAAATTAATTGTCCAATTGAGAGTCCTGCCAAGAAAGATGTTAGAGAGTACTGTATATCTTCAGTTGGGACGAGTAGATCTTTACCTATTTCAACAAAGGCCGGCAGATAGAGATCAATAGTCATGGGTCCAAAGGCAGCCAATGCACCTAGTATAAGCAAAAGTGATTTTTCAATTGTTCTAGACATATTGCAAGACTACTCCTATAAGCCGGGCAATACTAGGTAAATAAAGTTAAATTTTGATGATAAAAATTAGACTTTCTTAAACAGTTTCTTAGCATCCTTTCTTCTGACATAGAGAACTTTGTTTACAGACGCTACGACTTTATTTTCACTATCAATTATTTCGACCGTGTACTCAGGCTCATAACTGAAATTATTAAGGCAAGCTTTCCTAATAGATTCTATTTCTTCTAAAGAAACATAGAACTTCGCGCGAACCTCTCCCTTAGCTGGTCGCAGATAATTTATAGAAGCACTTTTATCCCATACTATATGCTCATCTTTTAAATGATGAAGTAAAATAAACATCAGAAAGGGATCGCACATTGAGTAAAGAGAGCCTCCAAAGTGGCTCCCTACATAATTTGTATTGTAGAATCTCTGCTTCATTCTTGTCTCAACTTCAGTGAAGTCTTCACTTATACTCTTGACGTAAACTCCTGCTCCTAAATAAGGTGGCCAAAACTTTATTAATTTTAATATCTTACGTGGTTCAATAAAATTAATCAGCATTCCTTTCTACCCTTATTTAATATTCCAATTCCACAATAAACTTACTATAATTCGTGCATGAAATTTATAATCGCTTTCTTATTTATTATACATGCAAATGCATTTGAACATCTAAGTATACACCCTTATCTAAAAAAAGGGCAAAGTGCTCTCATTCTCTCAACAGGAACTTGGGAAGACGAGAAAACTTATGAGAAAGACAGTGACATTATAGATATGAGTGAACAGAAGGGTTATGTTCAGACTCTTAACTATAAAAAAGCTTTCAGCAACCAGTTTACTTTTGCTATTGAATTACAATTATTAGTTGATGGAACTTACTCAGAAAACTATTCAGGCAGTCTTTCACATATCCCAGATAAGAAGCAAAGTAGCCATGGCCCAAGAGAGCCACTTTTTAAAGGTTACTACTGGCTAGACTATCCTGGTAAAGAATTTAAGCACGCTTTTCTCTTTTCGCTGAGACCAAAAATTATCGAACCTAAAGCACATGAGTTCTTTACTGGTAGAAATGAACTCTCATTTAG
Proteins encoded in this window:
- a CDS encoding multidrug effflux MFS transporter; translation: MSRTIEKSLLLILGALAAFGPMTIDLYLPAFVEIGKDLLVPTEDIQYSLTSFLAGLSIGQLIYGPISDRFGRKKPLLIGITIFIITSIFISMVKSLEALVILRFIQALGSCVGMVITRAIIRDLYEPRDAAKVFSLIILVMGVAPIIAPLLGTQILLFSTWRMLFIFLAVFGAVTLLGSIVKIPESLKVVVPIKKGFVNYYELLRDRQFLMASFVCGTITAGMFSYIAGSAFIFLNIFKVSATAYPIIFGSNALGFIICSQINARLLNHYSIDSILEKAIFFAIVAAACTLISIGLHLDLIYFLIPLFCSIASIGFIIPNITAKALEFQHERAAVASAMMGSIQFSISSLGSVLVTIFANGTAWPMVLTLFTFNALTFSFYFFGLRSYEKKLCM
- a CDS encoding MarR family winged helix-turn-helix transcriptional regulator; its protein translation is MSKIKIEGVDINIIGAMARSIRFLEKMITGSVEKYSLTKPQLDVLFVIKYADGNSLKATEIAEELCVSKANISGLIARLESSNYIQRGVDPEDSRAKVLLLTEKAHVVLNEISPKYFRMTEDILEKFSKEEKEKLLEQLEYIESCMKKGGVHDEK
- a CDS encoding TolC family protein, producing MMRNKFKSLICITSFALSPLSFAQVVNLNEAKVIEMALKRNEAMGISQAEIEIANSKIDAATSSLLPTLSIQAQVQKSSGRGNAAPNAYDWNERATIGVSQPIYTFGKISSAIDIAKVSQKISKSQALATKADIVNTARKLYYRVLFSSDILRVSKESFENANQNKKTLEKRVAYGRISRNDNLKMQADVASRKPLLIDSEKNLNIAKFDLMNFINIPESSELNLEVNSLRKVSLSEDDGLSTVENNIDIKILTENLKLSELAVDNERSNRMPTLSAFANFTPSNYKDGFLGDKIKDQKDLTFGVMFTFEWPFGGSLNDAVQIKKTQSRIAKLQLDMETRNQRVKLLKLYRQKESLERKLESELRAIELALSSYKVSLGAFATGGVSQLQLNDSELLLTNNKINYAGTKLELLNTMVDIQRIKTESSKRGE
- a CDS encoding efflux RND transporter permease subunit — its product is MIEIFVKRPATTIIFIAIFMVMGLVSIGNLIIEPTPKIEFPIITIQTTYGGASPEEIETQVLKRVEDAVSEISQIKKISSEARDSYGVVIIEFLIEADVNIKSIEVKDKVEAIMNDFPSGADRPIIAKFDPLIKPIATLALMSDKHNLTELFEYADKKLKTRLSAINGVATVDVFGGRERQINVELDNNLMIQNYLSIEDVINSVSSKNLNVPGGSINRKDSKVSVRFVGEFESVEEIKNLSIVSREGRTIKLSSVGTVSDSYKDVDSIARFNGKDTVGIAVKKLSDGDAVKIVGTLKSDLEVIKKELPEGMKLEIAVDTTRVTVDNTVGTINSILLGVVLTIIILLVFLGDWRGAIIAAVVIPTSIISTFFIMDMSDFSINMMTLLAFGTCLGTLIANALIIIESIYKHLQMGKDPQLASIDGTKEVLLAIFASSGTNLVVFTPLAFMGGIVGQFMVQFGMTVVYATIFSIMASVTLTPMLCSILLKDPSRLKGPFPFIAKITDRVIAWITTQYKWFFDKMMDWPITATILSLAVFFTIVVPAGQLGSEFVPKSDRDEYTVTVVMPDGTPVEKTGEVVAKIDVLLKEYPEVTSTLSDIGYDGEEKARVTVSLTPAESREKSYDVLMAELLIDLAKIPEAEVTLSGGDSGSGGQGDITIDVTGRNFEEMAKASEKMKEIMANSGYFGSIESSYRIPKMEVQFNPDASKIIRQGLSNVQIGQVIRGLVNGNDDSVYKEEGEEYDINITLGDDFKKNVEDFDSFLIHGKDGLIPIASLGKVEFTEATSPLKRRDKKSIIQLNGYLAKSNTGTVMGELTKKFSELDLPESVEYAYTGNAENQAESSQELGKAFMLAVILTYMLLVAVLDSFVFPISIGSAILTSFLGSFALMFYTDQTVNIGSMMAMVMVVGLAVNNAILMIEYAQQKIAEGIEVREAIWLGAKEKLKPILMTSIAIIAGTLPQLFALDKIKSAMGAVIIGGMIGSIIFTYFLVPIVHYLVYKVKNLIAKFRNKEVIS
- a CDS encoding efflux RND transporter periplasmic adaptor subunit, with the protein product MKRILFLLIIGAIYAGSLIWKGEQVKIAKNKDVPTLYRYWQESGTPVYTEKAVERSLSDTIAVTGLRTTGRRVKSLVAPRIASKLSVGAIARITKDNTIYNGKVTFISNQVDELSGLFEIVITFSKNVVTSKSVVVQVEIGHLDRSVVVKREAVSTRGGKPHLYIVKNNQISKKFVSLGGNNDDYYAISSGVKVGDEIVISDQRYLKDQQKVLVVKRVE
- a CDS encoding substrate-binding periplasmic protein — encoded protein: MKAILILLFSLISFEAHSKVRVALFDVAPFSYINENGKLDGLVYNLCKKIEKESNLEFTYTLVPYARAIKLLKDGEMDMAIFYPSSKYKKDFDQLTPTLGNINYLVSLKDIQIKKLSDIGSRKIAFIRGAKYSPGFDALEKPGTVFMQDYSKALQMLLLNRVDIVVISSAAFKYFISENKLDAQKSFNTFMLNEQKNWIHLRKGISNEIKSALEQANEKVIKSNQYESLEDLF
- a CDS encoding DUF4442 domain-containing protein, with amino-acid sequence MLINFIEPRKILKLIKFWPPYLGAGVYVKSISEDFTEVETRMKQRFYNTNYVGSHFGGSLYSMCDPFLMFILLHHLKDEHIVWDKSASINYLRPAKGEVRAKFYVSLEEIESIRKACLNNFSYEPEYTVEIIDSENKVVASVNKVLYVRRKDAKKLFKKV